The following proteins are co-located in the Bordetella bronchialis genome:
- the rsgA gene encoding ribosome small subunit-dependent GTPase A → MADGTVRQCYPRGKKAGAAVGDHVRIAPQGRDEGAIEQILPRSNLLYRSDDMRAKQFAANVDRLFIVVAVAPTFSDDLAGRALAGAWSAGIAPLIVLNKVDLRDGLDEARARLAPLAALGVPVLEVSALDADATRATLLPRMAGHVSLLLGQSGMGKSTLLNDLIPGANAATREHSTALDMGRHTTTSTRLYHVPGGGDLIDSPGFQAFGLQHLTREDIERGFPEFAPYAAHCRFYNCTHQHEPGCGVLQALAEGRIDPARHALFMRILQENAAAPRY, encoded by the coding sequence ATGGCCGATGGCACCGTACGGCAGTGCTACCCGCGCGGCAAAAAGGCCGGCGCCGCGGTGGGCGACCATGTCCGCATCGCGCCACAGGGCCGCGACGAAGGCGCCATCGAGCAGATCCTGCCGCGCAGCAACCTGCTGTATCGCTCCGACGACATGCGCGCCAAGCAGTTCGCCGCCAATGTCGACCGGCTCTTTATCGTGGTGGCGGTCGCGCCGACGTTTTCCGACGACCTGGCCGGCCGCGCCCTGGCCGGCGCCTGGAGCGCCGGCATCGCGCCCTTGATCGTGCTGAACAAGGTCGACCTGCGAGACGGGCTGGACGAGGCGCGAGCCCGCCTGGCCCCACTCGCCGCCCTGGGCGTGCCCGTCCTGGAGGTCAGCGCCCTGGACGCCGACGCCACGCGCGCGACGCTGCTGCCGCGCATGGCCGGGCATGTCAGCCTGCTGCTCGGCCAGAGCGGCATGGGCAAGTCGACGCTGCTGAACGACCTGATCCCGGGCGCGAATGCCGCCACGCGCGAACACTCCACTGCGCTCGACATGGGCCGCCACACCACGACCAGCACGCGGCTTTACCATGTGCCGGGCGGCGGCGACCTGATCGACTCCCCCGGTTTCCAGGCCTTCGGCCTGCAGCACCTGACACGGGAAGACATCGAGCGCGGCTTCCCGGAATTCGCGCCCTACGCGGCGCATTGCCGCTTCTACAACTGCACGCACCAGCACGAGCCGGGGTGCGGTGTGCTGCAGGCCCTGGCCGAGGGCAGGATAGACCCCGCGCGCCACGCGCTGTTCATGCGCATCCTGCAGGAAAACGCGGCGGCGCCGCGCTATTGA
- a CDS encoding M48 family metallopeptidase, with protein MLTLLFVALLLIDIGIRLWLSTRQIRHVIRHRDRVPAEFSDRIGLASHQRAADYTVARVRLGMIERVFDAVVLVALTLLGGLQAIDLFAGRLTGNDFLHQMLLLVITGLLLGALELPFTLWRQFRLEARFGFNRMTPALFISDAIKGLLLTAVIGLPLVAAILWLMGKAGSLWWIWAWGLWVGFSLLTLLLFPMVIAPLFNKFTPLADQDLSHRIRGLMQRCGFAINGLFVMDGSRRSGHGNAYFTGFGKSRRIVFFDTLLARLNADEIEAVLAHELGHFARRHIIRRIAVSFLVALGFFALLGWLARQPWFYEQLGVLPRLDGRNDAMALLLFFLVVPVFTFLFTPIASWYSRRDEFQADDYAARQSSAEQLVSALVKLYDDNAATLTPDPVHSAFYDSHPPAAVRIRHLAAATR; from the coding sequence ATGCTGACACTGTTGTTCGTTGCGCTGCTGCTGATCGATATCGGCATCAGGCTCTGGCTTTCCACCCGGCAGATTCGCCATGTCATCCGTCACCGGGACCGCGTGCCGGCGGAATTCTCCGACCGGATCGGCCTGGCCAGCCACCAGCGCGCCGCCGACTACACCGTGGCCCGCGTCCGCCTGGGCATGATAGAGCGCGTGTTCGACGCCGTCGTGCTGGTCGCCCTGACGCTGCTGGGCGGCCTGCAGGCCATCGACCTGTTCGCCGGCCGCCTGACCGGCAACGATTTCCTGCACCAGATGCTGCTGCTGGTCATTACCGGCCTGCTGCTGGGGGCGCTGGAACTGCCCTTCACCCTCTGGCGGCAGTTCAGGCTGGAGGCCCGCTTCGGCTTCAATCGCATGACGCCGGCGCTGTTCATCTCCGACGCGATCAAGGGGCTGCTCCTGACAGCGGTGATCGGGCTGCCCCTGGTCGCCGCCATCCTGTGGCTGATGGGCAAGGCCGGCTCGCTGTGGTGGATCTGGGCCTGGGGCCTGTGGGTGGGATTCAGCCTGCTGACGCTGCTGCTGTTTCCGATGGTCATCGCGCCCCTGTTCAACAAATTCACGCCGCTGGCCGACCAGGACCTGTCCCACCGCATCCGCGGGCTGATGCAACGCTGCGGCTTCGCCATCAACGGCCTGTTCGTGATGGACGGATCGCGCCGCTCGGGCCACGGCAACGCCTATTTCACCGGCTTCGGCAAATCCCGCCGCATCGTCTTTTTCGACACCCTGCTCGCCCGCCTGAACGCCGACGAAATCGAAGCCGTGCTGGCGCATGAGCTCGGCCATTTCGCCCGCCGGCACATCATCCGGCGCATCGCCGTCAGCTTCCTCGTCGCCCTGGGCTTCTTCGCGCTGCTGGGCTGGCTGGCGCGCCAGCCCTGGTTCTACGAACAGCTGGGCGTGCTGCCGCGCCTGGACGGCCGCAACGACGCCATGGCGCTGTTGCTGTTCTTCCTGGTCGTGCCGGTATTTACCTTCCTGTTCACGCCCATCGCCAGCTGGTATTCGCGGCGCGACGAATTCCAGGCGGACGACTACGCGGCGCGCCAAAGCTCGGCCGAACAGCTGGTTTCGGCGCTGGTCAAGCTGTACGACGACAACGCCGCCACGCTGACGCCGGATCCGGTGCATTCGGCGTTCTACGACAGCCATCCGCCGGCGGCCGTCCGTATCCGCCACTTGGCCGCGGCCACCCGATGA
- a CDS encoding CoA pyrophosphatase, producing MPDQPPSSRPRRPIVRPVFDAAVQPWVAANEGLRAIPPEALAVDALRRVLQHPAGLPAQLPLNGDLRYPGREGPPVLAAVLIPLVMREQGVTVMLTQRTAHLHDHAGQISFPGGRIEDTDATPIAAALREAQEETGLAPDWVEVLGTMPAYLTATGFSITPAVALVRPGFDLVPDPFEVAEIFEVPLSFITDPANHRLHSVELPDGRVRRYYSMPWGKYFIWGATAAMLRNLYHVLCDPTARDTVPE from the coding sequence ATGCCTGATCAGCCTCCCTCGTCACGCCCGCGTCGTCCTATCGTGCGGCCTGTTTTCGACGCCGCGGTCCAGCCCTGGGTTGCCGCCAATGAGGGCCTGCGGGCGATCCCGCCCGAGGCGCTGGCGGTGGACGCGCTGCGGCGGGTCCTGCAGCATCCGGCCGGCTTGCCGGCGCAACTGCCCTTGAACGGCGACCTTCGCTATCCCGGCCGGGAGGGTCCGCCCGTCCTGGCTGCCGTGCTCATCCCGCTGGTCATGCGCGAGCAGGGCGTAACCGTCATGCTGACGCAACGCACGGCGCATTTGCATGACCACGCCGGCCAGATCAGTTTCCCGGGCGGCCGCATCGAGGACACGGACGCCACGCCCATCGCGGCGGCGCTGCGCGAGGCGCAGGAAGAAACCGGCCTGGCGCCGGACTGGGTAGAGGTGCTGGGCACGATGCCGGCCTATCTGACGGCCACGGGATTTTCCATCACCCCCGCGGTGGCCCTGGTGCGGCCCGGTTTCGACCTGGTGCCCGATCCCTTCGAGGTGGCGGAGATCTTCGAGGTGCCCTTGTCCTTCATTACGGACCCGGCCAACCACCGCCTGCACAGCGTCGAGCTGCCTGACGGCCGCGTGCGGCGGTACTACTCCATGCCCTGGGGAAAGTACTTCATCTGGGGGGCCACCGCGGCGATGCTGCGAAACCTGTACCACGTGCTGTGCGACCCGACGGCACGTGACACGGTGCCCGAGTAG
- the rplS gene encoding 50S ribosomal protein L19, translating into MNLIAILEQEEIKRLTADKTMPAFAPGDTVVVNVNVVEGTRKRVQAFEGVVIAKRNRGLNSAFIVRKISSGQAVERTFQLYSPQIASIEVKRRGDVRRAKLYYLRDRSGKSARIKEKLVSRQAAAQSAQASEAAAS; encoded by the coding sequence ATGAACCTTATCGCTATCCTGGAACAGGAAGAAATCAAGCGCCTGACCGCTGACAAGACCATGCCGGCTTTCGCCCCCGGCGATACCGTGGTCGTCAACGTCAACGTGGTCGAAGGCACCCGCAAGCGCGTGCAGGCCTTCGAAGGCGTGGTGATCGCCAAGCGCAACCGTGGCCTGAATTCGGCCTTCATCGTGCGCAAGATCTCTTCGGGCCAGGCCGTGGAACGTACGTTCCAGCTGTATTCGCCGCAAATCGCCTCCATCGAGGTGAAGCGCCGTGGCGACGTCCGCCGTGCCAAGCTGTACTACCTGCGCGATCGCTCGGGCAAGTCCGCTCGCATCAAGGAAAAGCTGGTCAGCCGCCAGGCTGCCGCGCAATCGGCGCAAGCCTCCGAGGCCGCCGCGTCCTGA